In Halosegnis marinus, one genomic interval encodes:
- a CDS encoding Lrp/AsnC family transcriptional regulator, translating to MDDLDRRILNILRRDARTPYTEIAESVGTSEGTVRNRVERMLDDGAIERFTVATRTGNVKAMVEVGVAVDVDTRAVSDAMADWDAVDYVWQVSGEEDIVLVVDAADTNALNDLITKARELDEVVSTKTRLILNETLG from the coding sequence ATGGACGACCTCGACCGGCGCATCCTGAACATCCTCCGACGGGACGCGCGCACCCCGTACACGGAGATAGCCGAGTCCGTCGGCACCTCCGAGGGGACCGTCCGCAACCGCGTCGAGCGGATGCTCGACGACGGCGCGATAGAGCGGTTCACCGTCGCCACCCGGACGGGCAACGTGAAGGCGATGGTCGAGGTGGGCGTCGCCGTCGACGTGGACACCCGCGCCGTCTCCGACGCGATGGCCGACTGGGACGCCGTCGACTACGTCTGGCAGGTCTCCGGCGAGGAGGACATCGTCCTCGTCGTGGACGCCGCCGACACGAACGCGCTGAACGACCTCATCACGAAGGCGCGCGAACTGGACGAGGTCGTCTCCACCAAGACGCGGCTCATCCTCAACGAGACGCTCGGCTAG
- a CDS encoding PHP-associated domain-containing protein has translation MLRVDLHAHTRFFHARPGAPTAFDPVGARLLAWYARRRGLDAVAVTNHDYRYDAVADGVTFLPGIEVSTTMGHVTVVGPDPPERTVPGTLTPEETVALAHDRGCVAVLAHPFRGSTARRSAAAFDAVECNGKHADTHAKARAVAERRGVPVVGGSDAHYPFEVGRGYTEVEGDEATPEAVVAAIREGRVDAAVHERRTDRALGPLYRAIHRTRGTR, from the coding sequence GTGCTCCGCGTCGACCTCCACGCCCACACGCGATTCTTCCACGCTCGGCCGGGCGCCCCGACGGCGTTCGACCCGGTCGGCGCGCGCCTGCTCGCGTGGTACGCCCGCCGCCGGGGGCTCGACGCCGTCGCCGTCACGAACCACGACTACCGGTACGACGCGGTCGCCGACGGCGTGACCTTCCTGCCGGGTATCGAGGTCTCGACGACGATGGGCCACGTCACCGTCGTCGGCCCGGACCCGCCCGAGCGCACCGTGCCGGGGACCCTCACGCCCGAGGAGACGGTCGCACTCGCGCACGACCGCGGCTGTGTCGCCGTCCTCGCCCACCCGTTCCGGGGCTCGACGGCGCGACGCTCGGCGGCCGCCTTCGACGCCGTGGAGTGTAACGGCAAGCACGCCGACACTCACGCGAAGGCCCGGGCGGTGGCCGAGCGCCGGGGCGTCCCGGTCGTCGGCGGCTCGGACGCCCACTACCCGTTCGAGGTCGGGCGCGGCTACACGGAGGTGGAAGGCGACGAGGCGACCCCCGAGGCCGTCGTCGCGGCGATACGCGAGGGTCGCGTGGACGCGGCCGTCCACGAGCGGCGGACCGACCGCGCGCTCGGGCCGCTCTACCGGGCGATACACCGGACGCGGGGGACCCGCTAG
- a CDS encoding DUF7529 family protein, translated as MSDEHAEDIDAEATGAPAFAAGGTADAIREHWDDLLDDMAATAAEFREAGWDVLELHPGDVTVVTERQRGFDVLLPDDEFERLHKWVEADEFPDHDVYRAESGIAFLLVVLKDSDAERAVCCPLYYGDDGAETLRTLAAEDGELWTHLRRLSNEYVHVRHEYPAPFFGAAE; from the coding sequence ATGAGCGACGAGCACGCCGAGGACATCGACGCCGAGGCCACGGGCGCCCCCGCGTTCGCGGCCGGCGGCACGGCCGACGCGATACGCGAACACTGGGACGACCTGCTCGACGACATGGCCGCCACCGCGGCGGAGTTCCGCGAGGCCGGGTGGGACGTGCTCGAACTCCACCCCGGCGACGTGACGGTCGTCACGGAGCGCCAGCGCGGCTTCGACGTGCTCCTCCCGGACGACGAGTTCGAACGCCTCCACAAGTGGGTCGAGGCCGACGAGTTCCCCGACCACGACGTGTACCGCGCGGAGTCGGGAATCGCCTTCCTGCTCGTCGTCCTGAAGGATTCCGACGCCGAGCGCGCGGTGTGTTGTCCGCTCTACTACGGCGACGACGGCGCGGAGACGCTCCGCACCCTCGCCGCCGAGGACGGGGAACTGTGGACGCACCTGCGACGGCTCTCGAACGAGTACGTCCACGTGCGCCACGAGTACCCGGCGCCGTTCTTCGGCGCGGCCGAGTAA
- a CDS encoding DUF7282 domain-containing protein: MRPPLALVALLTLAAVAPSVAVAGPAAPADDAAIDTDAPNATVSDLWRARPALWDDLDSVGAVERARADGAVADADPVVPGEVLVVALDSRALVERLRNRSEATTTARFLGLLNDTDAALSVVQQNPPTMRPPKAFVLDANATRVVAGNATTYVVIHTERAQLRWSGGDGVPTPELQPGEVYAARFHTDAEDRYVSFEGAPTAAFVEADATLARSTPEDADFGYTGEDSVRLGASGDSLVVRATTAPGTRVTLRVVGDRNGSALFERTVEVGSDGRTRVPLPAGSVAAGRNVTVTLRPRGYGAETRELPGRTVEAAASIGPVTVRDGAVRLRETRLAAGGFLVLTDDSGAVVAVERHRPGDRLASLTFPEDEVAPGSVLTLVAYRDTDGNGTFDAADGPYRADGDTVSTTVRYGTATPTATPTATPTATATPTATTTTTGTRTATNTPGQPGLGATAAAAAFAAVALLAGRERR; encoded by the coding sequence ATGCGCCCTCCCCTCGCGCTCGTCGCCCTCCTGACACTCGCGGCCGTCGCTCCATCGGTCGCCGTCGCCGGTCCCGCGGCACCGGCCGACGACGCCGCGATCGACACCGACGCCCCGAACGCGACCGTCTCTGACCTCTGGCGCGCACGTCCCGCGCTGTGGGACGACCTCGACAGCGTCGGGGCCGTCGAGCGCGCCCGCGCGGACGGCGCGGTCGCGGACGCGGACCCGGTCGTTCCCGGCGAGGTGCTCGTGGTCGCGCTCGACTCGCGCGCGCTGGTCGAGCGCCTCCGGAACCGCTCCGAGGCGACGACGACCGCGCGCTTCCTCGGCCTGCTGAACGACACCGACGCGGCCCTCTCGGTGGTGCAGCAGAACCCGCCGACGATGCGCCCGCCGAAGGCGTTCGTGCTCGACGCGAACGCGACGCGCGTGGTCGCGGGGAACGCGACGACGTACGTCGTGATACACACCGAGCGGGCGCAACTCCGGTGGAGCGGCGGCGACGGCGTTCCGACGCCGGAACTGCAACCCGGCGAGGTGTACGCGGCGCGCTTCCACACCGACGCCGAGGACCGGTACGTCTCCTTCGAGGGCGCGCCGACGGCCGCCTTCGTCGAGGCCGACGCGACGCTGGCGCGCTCGACCCCGGAGGACGCCGACTTCGGGTACACCGGGGAGGACTCGGTGCGCCTCGGCGCGTCCGGCGACTCGCTGGTCGTCCGGGCGACGACGGCCCCCGGAACGCGGGTGACGCTCCGGGTCGTCGGCGACCGGAACGGGTCGGCCCTGTTCGAGCGGACGGTCGAGGTCGGGAGTGACGGCCGAACCCGGGTACCCCTCCCGGCGGGCAGTGTGGCCGCGGGCAGGAACGTCACCGTGACGCTTCGTCCCCGCGGCTACGGGGCCGAGACCCGGGAGCTGCCCGGACGAACGGTCGAGGCGGCCGCGAGCATCGGCCCGGTCACGGTTCGCGACGGGGCCGTCCGCCTGCGCGAGACGCGCCTCGCCGCCGGCGGCTTCCTCGTGTTGACCGACGACTCGGGCGCGGTCGTCGCCGTCGAGCGCCACCGGCCCGGCGACCGGCTGGCGAGCCTGACGTTCCCCGAGGACGAGGTGGCCCCCGGGAGCGTCCTGACGCTCGTCGCGTACCGCGACACGGACGGGAACGGGACCTTCGACGCGGCCGACGGTCCGTACCGCGCGGACGGCGACACCGTGTCGACGACCGTCCGATACGGCACGGCGACACCGACCGCGACGCCCACCGCGACACCAACCGCAACGGCTACGCCGACGGCCACGACCACGACCACGGGGACGCGGACGGCGACGAACACCCCCGGCCAGCCGGGACTGGGCGCGACGGCCGCGGCGGCCGCGTTCGCGGCCGTGGCGCTGCTCGCCGGGCGGGAGCGCCGCTGA
- a CDS encoding HD domain-containing protein: MTDVLDCFPEVADIDDPDLRGRVRDCWALACDGSGVSNLAAVPWLPPVQRDLGIDDETLVGHVRDVVAGARGLADALEASRGAAVDRDLLVAGALVHDVSKLAEFDGMGATDTYDLLGHPYYGVHYTAAAGLPVEYAHIVLSHTSRTRVEPAFLEAELIRRADEVAAAAIRLTAVDDLRDA, encoded by the coding sequence ATGACCGACGTGCTCGACTGTTTTCCGGAGGTGGCCGACATCGACGACCCCGACCTGCGCGGGCGGGTCCGCGACTGCTGGGCGCTCGCGTGCGACGGGAGCGGCGTCTCGAACCTCGCGGCGGTCCCGTGGCTCCCGCCCGTCCAGCGCGACCTCGGTATCGACGACGAGACGCTCGTCGGCCACGTCCGGGACGTGGTCGCCGGCGCGCGCGGGCTGGCGGACGCGCTGGAAGCCTCGCGCGGCGCGGCCGTGGACCGCGACCTGCTCGTCGCGGGCGCGCTCGTCCACGACGTCTCGAAGCTCGCCGAGTTCGACGGGATGGGAGCGACGGACACCTACGACCTGCTCGGCCACCCCTACTACGGGGTTCACTACACCGCCGCCGCGGGGCTGCCGGTCGAGTACGCGCACATCGTCCTCTCGCACACGTCGCGCACGCGGGTCGAGCCGGCGTTCCTGGAGGCGGAGCTGATACGCCGCGCGGACGAGGTCGCCGCGGCGGCGATACGGCTCACCGCGGTCGACGACTTACGCGACGCCTGA
- a CDS encoding ABC transporter ATP-binding protein, translated as MTDPILEVEGLRKYYVENDTLVDRLFRREPESVKAVDGVSFAVEEGETLGLVGESGCGKSTTGETLLALEEATDGEVRFDGQRVFEMSDAERDAFRRRAQVVFQDPFSSLDPRLTAGEVVAEPLLIHDRPASDPAVECRTDVTLDGLAPEAVTVAAADDIDRVVEATGTGDDREAVAHVTVAAVRGPDARADGDELDDPTVEFVERDDGTALRVSVEEDLRLRVEDGDTLSVRVVVGRSARQLRRERAMELLERVGLSAGQVDRYPHEFSGGQRQRIGIARALALEPEFVVLDEPVSALDVSVQAQILNLLDDLQEEFGLTYLFIAHDLSVVRHISDRVAVMYLGEIVESGPVDAIFENPQHPYTEKLLESVPRADTSERGRRVEALQGDVPSPRNPPAGCRFHTRCPYAREACREEAPAGYDAGVEGQSAACFRAVEGHRYWDSEPIEVAAGRDDASASADD; from the coding sequence ATGACTGACCCGATACTCGAAGTGGAGGGACTGCGCAAGTACTACGTCGAGAACGACACGCTCGTGGACCGCCTGTTCAGGCGCGAGCCGGAGAGCGTGAAGGCCGTGGACGGGGTCAGCTTCGCCGTCGAGGAGGGCGAGACGCTCGGACTCGTCGGCGAGTCCGGCTGCGGGAAGTCGACCACCGGCGAGACCCTGCTCGCCCTCGAGGAGGCGACCGACGGCGAGGTCCGCTTCGACGGACAGCGCGTCTTCGAGATGAGCGACGCCGAGCGCGACGCGTTCCGCCGGCGCGCGCAGGTCGTCTTCCAGGACCCCTTCTCCAGTCTCGACCCCCGGCTCACCGCGGGCGAGGTGGTCGCGGAGCCGCTGCTCATCCACGACCGCCCGGCGAGCGACCCCGCGGTCGAGTGCCGGACCGACGTGACGCTCGACGGGCTGGCGCCCGAGGCGGTGACGGTCGCGGCCGCGGACGACATCGACCGCGTCGTCGAGGCGACCGGCACGGGCGACGACCGCGAGGCCGTCGCGCACGTGACGGTCGCGGCCGTCCGGGGACCGGACGCGCGCGCCGACGGCGACGAACTGGACGACCCGACCGTCGAGTTCGTCGAGCGCGACGACGGCACCGCGCTCCGCGTCTCGGTCGAGGAGGACCTCCGGCTCCGGGTCGAGGACGGCGACACGCTCTCGGTGCGCGTCGTCGTCGGCCGGTCCGCGCGACAGCTCCGCCGCGAGCGCGCGATGGAGCTGTTGGAGCGGGTCGGCCTCTCCGCCGGCCAGGTGGACCGCTACCCCCACGAGTTCTCCGGGGGCCAGCGCCAGCGCATCGGCATCGCGCGGGCGCTCGCGCTCGAACCCGAGTTCGTCGTGCTCGACGAGCCGGTGAGCGCGCTCGACGTGTCCGTCCAGGCGCAGATACTCAATCTGCTCGACGACCTCCAGGAGGAGTTCGGGCTGACCTACCTCTTCATCGCCCACGACCTCTCCGTCGTCCGGCACATCTCCGACCGCGTCGCCGTGATGTACCTCGGGGAGATCGTCGAGTCCGGCCCGGTCGACGCCATCTTCGAGAACCCCCAGCACCCCTACACCGAGAAGCTCCTGGAGAGCGTCCCGCGCGCGGACACGAGCGAACGGGGGCGCCGCGTCGAGGCGCTCCAGGGCGACGTGCCCTCGCCGCGCAATCCGCCCGCCGGCTGTCGGTTCCACACGCGGTGTCCGTACGCCCGCGAGGCGTGCCGCGAGGAGGCGCCCGCGGGCTACGACGCCGGCGTCGAGGGGCAGTCCGCCGCCTGCTTCCGCGCGGTCGAGGGCCACCGGTACTGGGACTCCGAGCCCATCGAGGTGGCCGCGGGCCGCGACGACGCGTCCGCGTCGGCCGACGACTGA
- a CDS encoding ABC transporter ATP-binding protein translates to MSRDTLRVEDLSTRFFTGEGQVNAVESVSFDVREGEILGIVGESGSGKSVTALSLIDLVESPGRITSGQVWLRKPELAEEYPEAAGVPESDATGDSAGERSGSAGEFVDLRELPKSVRASLRGPTFSMIFQDPMSSFNPSLTVGEQIAEAVEVQRRATANPRSTRSRTQGYGLASYLVDGLVPGRDYTNEESHERAVELLEQVGIPDPEERADEYPHEFSGGMLQRAMIAQALAGEPDVLVADEPTTALDVTIQAQILELLREIQAERDMSIVLITHDLGVIARMCDRVAVMYAGEIVERGTLADVFDDPIHPYTQGLIGSIPDLDDPAPRLQPIEGNVPSLLDEEMGPGCYFAPRCPKAMESCLDPQPERKAGGEEHAARCVLVDGEYDESEAVGEARAAEVTDDD, encoded by the coding sequence ATGAGCCGTGACACCCTCCGCGTCGAGGACCTCTCGACGCGCTTCTTCACCGGCGAGGGGCAGGTCAACGCCGTCGAGTCCGTCTCCTTCGACGTGCGGGAGGGGGAGATACTCGGCATCGTCGGCGAGTCCGGTTCCGGCAAGTCGGTGACGGCACTGTCGCTCATCGACCTCGTCGAGTCGCCCGGTCGGATCACGTCCGGGCAGGTGTGGCTCCGCAAGCCGGAGCTCGCCGAGGAGTACCCCGAGGCCGCGGGTGTCCCGGAAAGCGATGCGACCGGGGACTCTGCGGGCGAGCGGAGCGGGTCCGCCGGCGAGTTCGTGGACCTTCGGGAGCTGCCGAAATCCGTGCGCGCCTCGCTGCGCGGCCCGACGTTCAGCATGATATTCCAGGACCCGATGAGCAGTTTCAACCCCTCGCTCACGGTCGGCGAGCAGATCGCCGAGGCCGTCGAGGTCCAGCGGCGGGCGACCGCGAACCCGCGCTCGACCCGCTCGCGGACGCAGGGGTACGGGCTGGCCTCGTATCTCGTGGACGGGCTGGTGCCCGGCCGCGACTACACGAACGAGGAGAGCCACGAGCGCGCCGTCGAACTGCTCGAACAGGTCGGAATCCCCGACCCCGAGGAGCGCGCCGACGAGTACCCCCACGAGTTCTCCGGCGGGATGCTCCAGCGCGCGATGATCGCACAGGCGCTCGCCGGCGAGCCGGACGTACTCGTCGCTGACGAGCCGACTACGGCGCTCGACGTGACCATCCAGGCGCAGATACTCGAACTGCTGCGCGAGATACAGGCCGAGCGCGACATGTCCATCGTGCTCATCACCCACGATCTCGGCGTCATCGCGCGGATGTGCGACCGCGTCGCCGTGATGTACGCCGGCGAGATCGTCGAGCGGGGCACGCTCGCGGACGTGTTCGACGACCCGATCCACCCGTACACGCAGGGGCTCATCGGGTCGATACCGGACCTCGACGACCCGGCGCCGCGGCTCCAGCCAATCGAGGGGAACGTCCCCAGCCTGCTGGACGAGGAGATGGGGCCGGGGTGTTACTTCGCGCCCCGCTGTCCGAAGGCGATGGAGTCGTGTCTCGACCCGCAGCCCGAGCGCAAGGCCGGCGGCGAGGAACACGCCGCCCGGTGTGTCCTCGTGGACGGGGAGTACGACGAGTCCGAGGCGGTCGGGGAGGCCCGCGCCGCGGAGGTGACCGACGATGACTGA
- the carB gene encoding carbamoyl-phosphate synthase large subunit: MSDEATDDRTILLIGSGPIQIGQAAEFDYSGAQACRALQEEGARVVLVNSNPATIMTDSEMADKVYVEPITVEAISEIIAAEEPDGVIAGLGGQTGLNVTAELAEEGVLDEYDVDIMGTPLDTIYATEDRDLFRQRMESIGEPVPASTTITLDEGEETTDLTAEDLRERVDEAVEAVGGLPVISRTTYTLGGSGSGVVDDIDELYERVRKGLRLSRNSEVLITESIEGWVELEYEVMRDADDSCIIICNMENIDPMGIHTGESTVVTPSQVIPDEGHQAMRDSALKVIRELGIQGGCNIQHAWRDDGTPGGEYRVVEVNPRVSRSSALASKATGYPIARVTAKVALGKRLHEIDNEITGETTAAFEPAIDYVVTKVPRWPADKFGDVDFELSTAMKSTGEAMAIGRTFEESLLKALRSSEYDPAVDFTTVDDEVLDAEYLERPSPDRPYAMFEAFARGYTTEEVVELTDIHEWYVERFGRVAEAAEAAMAGDTEPATEVGFTNQEVTAMAGGEFNDTHASWLPATLDVETGDEPDDEVAVDGGEVAVENVEETAVDRRFKQVDTCAGEFAASTPYYYSAREPLSDISRDEVQVDRDAESVVVVGGGPIRIGQGVEFDYCAVHAVRALREEGIDAHVVNNNPETVSTDYDTSDGLFFEPVTAEEVADVVEAADADGVMVQFGGQTSVNVGEPLERELDRRGLDCEVMGTSVEAMDLAEDRDRFNVLMDELGIAQPEGGTATSEAEALDLAEELGYPVLVRPSYVLGGRAMDVVYSDEELKEYIEEAVRVSPDKPILVDEFLADAVELDVDAVSDGDDVLIGGVMEHVESAGVHSGDSACLIPPRSLSTDTLERVREVTEEIATALDTVGLLNVQLAVREGEVYVLEANPRSSRTVPFVSKATGVPIAKLAAKVMAGASLSELRVHEQVPEHVSVKEVVLPFDRLPGSDPRLGPEMKSTGEVMGTARSFGKAYLKAQDATGKPIPTGGTAVVDLETLRGLSQKNEDLSDIEEGVARNFELTAPDEYDDLTAAVRAGEVDLILSRDRDLLEVAVEEEITYFSTVPSARAALEAIETADEPLDVLALSERPTERRDWGEY; the protein is encoded by the coding sequence ATGAGCGACGAGGCCACGGACGACCGCACCATCCTGCTCATCGGCTCCGGTCCCATCCAGATAGGCCAGGCGGCCGAGTTCGACTACTCCGGCGCACAGGCGTGCCGGGCGCTCCAGGAGGAGGGTGCCCGAGTCGTCCTCGTCAACTCCAACCCCGCGACCATCATGACCGACTCGGAGATGGCCGACAAGGTGTACGTCGAGCCCATCACCGTCGAGGCCATCTCGGAGATAATCGCGGCCGAGGAGCCGGACGGCGTCATCGCCGGGCTGGGCGGCCAGACGGGGCTGAACGTCACCGCCGAACTCGCGGAGGAGGGCGTGCTCGACGAGTACGACGTGGACATCATGGGCACCCCCCTCGACACCATCTACGCGACGGAGGACCGCGACCTGTTCCGCCAGCGGATGGAGAGCATCGGCGAGCCGGTGCCGGCCTCCACGACAATCACGCTCGACGAGGGCGAGGAGACGACGGACCTCACCGCGGAGGACCTCCGCGAGCGCGTGGACGAGGCCGTCGAGGCCGTCGGCGGGCTTCCCGTCATCTCGCGGACGACCTACACCCTCGGCGGGAGCGGGTCGGGCGTCGTCGACGACATCGACGAACTGTACGAGCGCGTCCGCAAGGGGCTGCGCCTCTCGCGCAACTCGGAGGTGCTCATCACCGAGTCCATCGAGGGCTGGGTGGAGCTGGAGTACGAGGTGATGCGCGACGCCGACGACTCGTGTATCATCATCTGCAACATGGAGAACATCGACCCGATGGGCATCCACACGGGCGAGTCCACGGTCGTCACGCCCTCGCAGGTCATCCCGGACGAGGGCCACCAGGCGATGCGCGACTCCGCGCTGAAGGTCATCCGTGAACTCGGCATCCAGGGCGGCTGTAACATCCAGCACGCGTGGCGCGACGACGGCACCCCCGGCGGCGAGTACCGCGTCGTCGAGGTGAACCCCCGCGTGTCGCGCTCCTCGGCGCTGGCCTCGAAGGCGACCGGCTACCCCATCGCCCGCGTCACGGCGAAGGTCGCGCTCGGCAAGCGCCTCCACGAGATAGACAACGAGATAACGGGCGAGACGACGGCGGCGTTCGAGCCGGCCATCGACTACGTGGTGACGAAGGTGCCGCGCTGGCCCGCCGACAAGTTCGGCGACGTGGACTTCGAACTCTCGACGGCGATGAAGTCCACCGGGGAGGCGATGGCCATCGGGCGCACCTTCGAGGAGTCGCTCCTCAAGGCGTTGCGCTCCTCAGAGTACGACCCCGCCGTGGACTTCACGACGGTCGACGACGAGGTGCTCGACGCGGAGTACCTCGAACGCCCGTCCCCGGACCGCCCGTACGCGATGTTCGAGGCGTTCGCGCGGGGCTACACCACCGAGGAGGTGGTCGAACTGACCGACATCCACGAGTGGTACGTCGAGCGGTTCGGCCGCGTCGCCGAGGCCGCCGAGGCCGCGATGGCCGGCGACACGGAGCCGGCGACCGAGGTCGGCTTCACGAACCAGGAGGTCACGGCGATGGCGGGCGGGGAGTTCAACGACACCCACGCCTCGTGGCTCCCGGCGACGCTCGACGTGGAAACGGGCGACGAGCCGGACGACGAGGTGGCCGTCGACGGCGGGGAAGTGGCCGTCGAGAACGTCGAGGAGACGGCCGTGGACCGCCGGTTCAAGCAGGTGGACACCTGCGCGGGCGAGTTCGCCGCCTCGACGCCGTACTACTACTCGGCGCGCGAACCGCTCTCGGACATCTCCCGCGACGAGGTGCAGGTGGACCGCGACGCCGAGAGCGTCGTCGTGGTCGGCGGCGGGCCCATCCGCATCGGGCAGGGCGTCGAGTTCGACTACTGTGCGGTCCACGCGGTGCGCGCGCTCCGCGAGGAGGGCATCGACGCCCACGTCGTCAACAACAACCCCGAGACGGTGTCGACGGACTACGACACCTCCGACGGGCTGTTCTTCGAGCCGGTCACCGCGGAGGAGGTCGCGGACGTGGTCGAGGCCGCGGACGCGGACGGCGTGATGGTGCAGTTCGGCGGGCAGACCTCCGTCAACGTCGGCGAGCCGCTCGAACGCGAACTCGACCGCCGCGGGCTCGACTGCGAGGTGATGGGCACCAGCGTCGAGGCGATGGACCTCGCGGAGGACCGCGACCGCTTCAACGTCCTGATGGACGAACTCGGCATCGCCCAGCCGGAGGGCGGCACCGCGACCTCGGAGGCCGAGGCGCTCGATCTCGCCGAGGAACTGGGCTATCCGGTGCTCGTGCGCCCGTCGTACGTGCTCGGCGGCCGCGCGATGGACGTGGTCTACTCCGACGAGGAGCTGAAGGAGTACATCGAGGAGGCGGTGCGTGTCTCGCCGGACAAGCCCATCCTCGTCGACGAGTTCCTCGCGGACGCGGTGGAGCTCGACGTGGACGCCGTGAGCGACGGCGATGACGTGCTCATCGGCGGCGTGATGGAACACGTCGAGAGCGCGGGCGTCCACTCCGGCGACTCCGCGTGTCTGATTCCGCCGCGCTCGCTCTCGACCGACACCCTCGAACGGGTCCGGGAGGTGACGGAGGAGATCGCGACCGCGCTCGACACCGTCGGCCTGCTGAACGTCCAGCTCGCCGTCCGCGAGGGCGAGGTGTACGTGCTGGAGGCGAACCCGCGCTCCTCGCGCACCGTCCCGTTCGTCTCGAAGGCGACCGGCGTCCCCATCGCGAAGCTCGCGGCGAAGGTGATGGCCGGCGCGTCGCTCTCGGAGCTACGGGTCCACGAGCAGGTGCCCGAGCACGTCTCCGTGAAGGAGGTCGTCCTCCCGTTCGACCGCCTGCCGGGCTCGGACCCGCGGCTCGGCCCGGAGATGAAGTCCACCGGCGAGGTGATGGGCACCGCACGCTCGTTCGGCAAGGCGTACCTCAAGGCGCAGGACGCGACGGGCAAGCCCATCCCGACCGGGGGTACGGCGGTCGTCGACCTCGAAACCCTGCGCGGGCTCTCCCAGAAGAACGAGGACCTCTCGGACATCGAGGAGGGCGTCGCACGCAACTTCGAGCTGACGGCCCCCGACGAGTACGACGACCTCACCGCGGCGGTCCGCGCGGGCGAGGTGGACCTCATTCTCTCGCGGGACCGCGACCTGCTCGAAGTCGCCGTCGAGGAGGAGATCACGTACTTCTCGACGGTGCCGAGCGCGCGCGCCGCGCTGGAGGCAATCGAGACGGCCGACGAGCCGCTCGACGTGCTCGCGCTCTCCGAGCGGCCGACCGAGCGGCGCGACTGGGGCGAATACTGA
- the carA gene encoding glutamine-hydrolyzing carbamoyl-phosphate synthase small subunit codes for MTPAYVALETGRVVEARTRAPGRARGELVFTTAYTGYEESLTDPSYEEQVLTFSYPLIGNYGVREERFESDRVHPRAAVARELTEDVAEWLTEEGVPAVDHLDTRDLVTGIRERGAMKCGIAAGPEATPEAAKEELSGCKGMSEHTDIGAQVSVDAAHTHNADGDGVHVALVDCGAKGSIVESLVERDAVVDVLPYDATADEVRALDPDVLFVSNGPGDPENFVAANALAAEFAGEVPMAGICLGQQVIAGALGGETEKMAFGHRGVNQPVRDLRSGRVVMTTQNHGYTVSDPGPLDVTQVNVNDDTPEGLESDDLGIITRQYHPEANPGPHDSLDFFDDVVALAEEDPVAAD; via the coding sequence ATGACACCGGCCTACGTCGCGCTCGAAACCGGCCGCGTCGTGGAGGCGCGCACCCGTGCCCCCGGTCGCGCACGCGGGGAACTCGTCTTCACGACGGCGTACACGGGCTACGAGGAGTCGCTCACCGACCCGAGCTACGAGGAGCAGGTGCTCACGTTCTCGTACCCGCTCATCGGCAACTACGGCGTCCGCGAGGAACGCTTCGAGTCCGACCGGGTCCACCCCCGGGCCGCCGTCGCGCGCGAACTCACGGAGGACGTGGCCGAGTGGCTCACCGAGGAGGGCGTGCCCGCGGTCGACCACCTCGACACCCGCGACCTCGTCACCGGCATCCGCGAGCGCGGCGCGATGAAGTGCGGCATCGCCGCCGGCCCGGAGGCCACCCCCGAGGCCGCGAAGGAGGAGCTGTCGGGCTGTAAGGGGATGAGCGAACACACCGACATCGGCGCGCAGGTGTCCGTGGACGCGGCCCACACACACAACGCCGACGGCGACGGCGTCCACGTCGCGCTCGTCGACTGCGGCGCGAAGGGCTCCATCGTGGAGTCGCTCGTCGAGCGCGACGCCGTCGTGGACGTGCTCCCGTACGACGCCACGGCCGACGAGGTGCGCGCGCTCGACCCGGACGTGCTGTTCGTCTCGAACGGCCCCGGCGACCCGGAGAACTTCGTCGCCGCGAACGCGCTCGCCGCGGAGTTCGCGGGCGAGGTGCCGATGGCCGGCATCTGCCTCGGTCAGCAGGTCATCGCGGGCGCGCTCGGCGGCGAGACGGAGAAGATGGCGTTCGGCCACCGCGGCGTCAATCAGCCGGTCCGCGACCTGCGCTCCGGGCGCGTCGTGATGACGACCCAGAACCACGGCTACACCGTCTCCGACCCCGGCCCGCTCGACGTGACGCAGGTGAACGTCAACGACGACACCCCCGAGGGGCTCGAGAGCGACGACCTCGGCATCATCACCCGCCAGTACCACCCCGAGGCGAACCCCGGCCCGCACGACTCGCTCGACTTCTTCGACGACGTGGTCGCGCTCGCCGAGGAGGACCCGGTCGCCGCCGACTAG